One genomic segment of Pirellulales bacterium includes these proteins:
- a CDS encoding ABC-F family ATP-binding cassette domain-containing protein, whose translation MILLNVADIVKHFGPDPVLDGVTFEVRPGDKIGLVGPNGAGKTTLLSILAGHQSADGGTVELHSSARLDYLEQQPTIVPGRTLWEEAASALSSLTALAADAERTAHELAAANDPAEHKRLAERYERLQHELTHRDAYNIDHRIERVLEGLGFSREAFQQPIETLSGGQHNRLLLARLLLSEPDLMLLDEPSNHLDIEATQWLERFLADSPQAMIIVSHDRYFLDKVTNRTVELFRGTVDSYTGNFSAYWRQKAQRLEVQARTYEKQQELIAKTEDFIRRNHYGQNHAQAEDRRKKLARIERVEAPREIQAPPMGFTPADRTGDVVLRVEHLAKGYDRPLFADLSFDIQRGERWGILGPNGSGKTTLLRCLVGEEKADEGRAIIGTNVRIGYHDQQLRSLDCDAQVVDAIRPARKQFNEPQRRGLLARFGLVGDAVFQRVDSLSGGERSRAALAQLAADDANFLVLDEPTNHLDLWARDSLERSLLEFDGTVLLVSHDRYFLNRVVDHVLVVEPGRFREVAGNYDAYQHLVSQGLAGGGAGTKADDEREKPAAKRTGRNDKATKPKRKFPYRKVADLEKEIFERESRVEALHAELATPEALRDGQRVRAIQAEITEQQAALATLYPHWEEASELN comes from the coding sequence ATGATCCTGCTCAACGTCGCCGATATCGTCAAACATTTCGGACCCGATCCCGTTCTGGACGGGGTCACGTTCGAGGTGCGCCCGGGCGACAAGATCGGCCTGGTCGGTCCGAACGGGGCCGGCAAAACGACACTGTTGTCGATCCTCGCCGGACACCAGTCGGCCGACGGCGGCACGGTGGAATTGCATTCGTCGGCCCGGCTCGACTATCTCGAACAGCAGCCGACGATCGTGCCCGGCCGCACGCTGTGGGAGGAAGCGGCGTCGGCACTTTCAAGCCTGACGGCGCTCGCGGCCGATGCCGAGCGCACCGCGCACGAGCTGGCCGCGGCCAACGACCCGGCCGAGCACAAGCGGCTGGCCGAACGGTACGAACGGCTGCAGCATGAACTGACACATCGCGACGCCTACAACATCGATCACCGCATCGAGCGCGTGCTGGAAGGGCTCGGCTTTTCGCGCGAGGCTTTCCAGCAGCCGATCGAAACGCTCAGCGGTGGGCAGCACAACCGGTTGTTGCTCGCGCGGCTGTTGTTGTCCGAGCCGGATCTGATGCTGCTCGACGAGCCGTCGAATCATCTCGATATCGAAGCCACGCAATGGCTCGAACGGTTTCTGGCCGATAGTCCGCAGGCGATGATCATCGTCAGCCACGATCGTTACTTTCTCGACAAGGTGACCAATCGCACGGTCGAGCTGTTTCGCGGCACGGTCGATAGCTACACCGGCAATTTCTCGGCCTATTGGCGGCAAAAGGCGCAACGCCTGGAGGTGCAGGCGCGCACCTACGAGAAGCAGCAAGAGCTGATCGCCAAGACCGAGGATTTCATTCGTCGCAATCATTACGGGCAGAACCACGCGCAAGCCGAAGACCGTCGCAAAAAGCTCGCCCGCATCGAACGCGTCGAGGCTCCGCGCGAAATCCAGGCGCCGCCGATGGGCTTTACGCCCGCCGACCGGACGGGGGACGTCGTCCTGCGCGTCGAGCATCTGGCCAAGGGCTACGATCGGCCGCTGTTCGCCGACCTGTCATTCGATATCCAGCGCGGCGAGCGGTGGGGAATCCTCGGGCCGAACGGGTCGGGCAAGACCACCCTGTTGCGCTGCCTGGTTGGTGAAGAGAAGGCTGACGAAGGTCGGGCGATCATCGGCACGAACGTCCGCATCGGATATCACGATCAACAGCTGCGCAGCCTGGATTGCGACGCACAAGTGGTCGACGCGATCCGCCCGGCGCGCAAGCAGTTCAACGAACCGCAGCGGCGCGGCCTGCTCGCGCGATTCGGGCTCGTGGGGGATGCGGTGTTTCAGCGCGTCGACAGTCTGAGCGGTGGCGAGCGCAGCCGCGCGGCGCTTGCGCAGCTCGCGGCCGACGATGCGAATTTTCTGGTGCTCGACGAGCCGACGAATCACTTGGACCTGTGGGCTCGCGATTCGCTCGAGCGGTCGCTCTTGGAATTCGACGGCACGGTGCTGCTGGTGAGCCACGACCGGTACTTTCTCAACCGCGTCGTGGATCACGTGCTGGTGGTCGAGCCGGGTCGATTCCGCGAGGTCGCGGGAAATTACGACGCCTATCAGCATCTGGTCTCGCAAGGGCTGGCCGGCGGCGGAGCGGGAACGAAAGCTGATGACGAACGGGAGAAGCCCGCCGCCAAACGCACGGGGCGAAACGACAAGGCGACCAAGCCGAAACGCAAATTCCCGTATCGCAAGGTGGCCGATCTGGAGAAGGAAATCTTCGAGCGCGAATCACGCGTCGAGGCGCTGCACGCCGAACTGGCCACGCCCGAAGCCCTCCGCGACGGGCAACGCGTGCGCGCGATCCAAGCCGAAATCACCGAGCAGCAAGCGGCACTGGCTACGCTGTATCCGCACTGGGAAGAGGCGAGCGAGTTGAATTGA
- a CDS encoding FdhF/YdeP family oxidoreductase, whose product MKKLTSGGGWQAIRYTFSKARQAGGILKLWRAMRSRNACKTCALGMGGQAGGMVNEAGHFPEVCKKSLQAMVSDMQGGIPPEFFATYSVAQMQQFTPRELEHRGRLTQPMLHRRNENFYEPITWEDALARIADKLRGLRPDETFWYTSGRSSNEAGFLVQLMARLYGTNNVNNCSYYCHQASGVGLANTLGTGTATVQLEDLEHTDLVFVIGGNPASNHPRLMTTLMHVRRRGGQVIVINPVRETGMVNFRVPSDPRSMLFGSAIASLYVQPDIGGDLALLTGIAKRIVEMGAMDQRFLSEYCHGWTELEANLRSLDWRDLCERSGVAKSDIDRIAELYARAKNAVFSWTMGITHHLHGVQNVEAITNLALLRGMVGRPQAGLLPIRGHSNVQGIGSVGVSPKLKDAVFDRLQNYFGVQLPTAPGLDTMACMEAAETGRLRFGFCLGGNLFGSNPDATYAARAIANLDMIVYLNTTLNTGHAHGLAGETIILPVLARDEEPEVTTQESMFNYVRLSDGGPARHVGPRSEVSTIADLAGRVMPGHQPIDWHGMQSTHRIREAIAAIVPGFEQIATIDQTKKEFQIPGRTFHTPEFKTPDGKARLKVHELPDTGVTNGQLRLMTVRSEGQFNTVVYEDYDLYRNQDRRDVILMHPQDIARLGLRAEERVTVSSEVGTMPRILVRSFEEIKPGNVLMYYPEANVLVPRHVDPASKTPAFKSILVHVESPVRVAAGAGV is encoded by the coding sequence ATGAAGAAACTCACCTCCGGCGGCGGCTGGCAGGCCATTCGCTACACGTTCAGCAAAGCCCGTCAGGCGGGCGGAATCTTGAAGCTGTGGCGAGCCATGCGCTCGCGCAATGCCTGCAAGACGTGCGCTCTCGGCATGGGGGGGCAGGCGGGCGGCATGGTCAACGAGGCCGGCCACTTCCCCGAGGTCTGCAAAAAATCGTTGCAGGCCATGGTCTCTGACATGCAAGGAGGCATTCCGCCCGAGTTCTTCGCCACGTATTCCGTCGCGCAGATGCAGCAGTTCACCCCGCGCGAGCTGGAACACCGTGGACGGCTGACGCAGCCCATGTTGCACAGGCGCAATGAAAATTTTTATGAGCCGATCACCTGGGAAGACGCGCTGGCGCGGATTGCCGACAAGCTGCGCGGCCTGCGGCCTGACGAGACGTTCTGGTACACCAGCGGTCGCAGCTCGAACGAAGCCGGCTTCCTGGTGCAGCTCATGGCCCGGCTGTACGGCACCAACAACGTCAACAACTGCAGCTACTACTGCCATCAGGCGAGCGGCGTCGGCCTGGCCAATACACTGGGCACCGGCACGGCCACCGTGCAGCTCGAAGATCTGGAGCATACGGACCTGGTGTTTGTCATCGGCGGTAACCCGGCCAGCAATCATCCGCGGCTGATGACGACCTTGATGCACGTCCGCCGCCGCGGCGGGCAAGTCATCGTGATCAACCCGGTGCGCGAAACCGGCATGGTCAACTTTCGCGTGCCGAGCGATCCGCGCAGCATGCTCTTCGGCAGCGCGATCGCCAGCCTGTACGTCCAGCCCGACATCGGCGGCGATCTGGCATTGCTTACCGGCATCGCCAAGCGCATCGTCGAGATGGGAGCCATGGACCAGCGCTTTCTCAGCGAGTATTGCCACGGCTGGACGGAGCTGGAAGCAAATCTGCGCTCGCTCGACTGGCGCGATCTCTGCGAGCGCAGCGGGGTCGCCAAGAGCGACATCGACAGAATCGCCGAGCTTTATGCGCGGGCCAAGAACGCCGTCTTCTCCTGGACGATGGGAATCACGCATCACCTGCACGGCGTGCAAAATGTCGAAGCGATCACGAACCTGGCGCTCTTGCGCGGCATGGTGGGTCGGCCGCAGGCGGGCTTGCTGCCGATTCGCGGCCACTCGAACGTGCAAGGAATTGGCTCGGTCGGCGTATCGCCGAAACTGAAGGACGCCGTGTTCGACCGATTGCAGAACTACTTCGGCGTGCAACTGCCGACGGCGCCGGGCCTCGACACCATGGCTTGCATGGAAGCGGCCGAGACGGGCCGGCTGCGGTTCGGTTTCTGCCTGGGCGGAAATCTCTTCGGCTCGAACCCCGATGCCACGTACGCGGCCCGGGCGATTGCGAACCTGGACATGATCGTCTACCTGAACACGACCTTGAACACAGGGCACGCCCATGGCCTGGCCGGGGAAACGATCATCCTGCCGGTGCTCGCGCGCGATGAAGAGCCGGAAGTCACGACGCAGGAATCGATGTTCAACTACGTGCGCTTGAGCGACGGCGGGCCGGCCCGGCACGTCGGACCGCGCAGCGAAGTCTCGACGATCGCCGACCTTGCCGGTCGCGTCATGCCGGGCCATCAACCGATCGACTGGCACGGTATGCAGAGCACGCACCGCATTCGCGAGGCCATCGCGGCGATCGTGCCGGGCTTCGAGCAGATCGCGACGATCGACCAGACCAAGAAGGAATTCCAGATTCCCGGCCGTACCTTCCACACGCCCGAGTTCAAAACGCCCGACGGCAAGGCGCGCCTGAAAGTACACGAACTGCCCGATACGGGAGTCACCAACGGCCAGTTGCGGCTGATGACCGTGCGCAGCGAAGGGCAGTTCAATACCGTGGTGTACGAGGACTACGACCTGTATCGCAACCAGGACCGGCGCGACGTGATTCTCATGCATCCACAGGATATCGCGCGGCTGGGACTGCGGGCCGAAGAACGCGTGACGGTGTCGAGCGAAGTCGGCACGATGCCGCGGATCCTCGTGCGCTCTTTCGAAGAGATCAAGCCAGGCAACGTGCTGATGTATTATCCCGAGGCCAACGTGCTGGTCCCCCGGCACGTCGATCCGGCCTCGAAAACGCCGGCTTTCAAATCGATCCTGGTGCACGTCGAGTCGCCGGTGCGCGTCGCGGCCGGGGCGGGGGTTTAG